GGTTCTGCACCTCCAGCTCGGTGCCGTCCTCGGTGACGACCTTGTAGACCACCGACGGCGCCGTCGAGATCAGATCCAGGTTGAACTCGCGCTCCAACCGGTCGCGGGTGATCTCCATGTGCAGCAGCCCGAGGAACCCGCACCGGAAGCCGAAGCCCAGCGCGGTGGAGGTCTCCGGCTCGAAGGTCAGGGAGGCGTCGTTGAGCTGCAGCTTCTCGATCGCCTCGCGCAGCTCGGGATACTGGTCGGCCGAGATCGGGAACAGGCCCGAGTAGACCATCGGCGTCGGCTCCTGGTATCCCTCCAGCGGCTCCTCGGCGCCCTTGACCGCCGTCGTCACGGTGTCACCGACCTTGGACTGGCGGACGTCCTTGACCCCGGTGATGATGTAGCCGACCTCACCGACGCCCAGCCCCTTCGTCTTCGTCGGCTTCGGCGAGACCACGCCGATCTCCAGGGCCTCGTGCTCGGTGCCGGTCGACATCATCCGGATCTTCTGGCGGGGCTCCAGCTTCCCGTCCATCACACGGATGTAGGTGACCACGCCGCGGAAGACGTCATAGACCGAATCGAAGATCATCGCCCGGGGAGCGGCGTCCTCATCGCCCACGGGCGCCGGCACCAGTTCACAGACCTTGTCGAGCATCGCCGGGATGCCCTCACCGGTCTTCGCGGAGATCTTCAGCACCTCGTCCGGTTCGCAGCCGATGATGTTCGCGATCTCCAGAGCGTACTTCTCCGGCTCCGCGGCCGGCAGGTCGATCTTGTTGAGGACCGGAATGATCTCCAGGTCCTTCTCCATCGCCATGTACAGGTTCGCCAGGGTCTGTGCCTCGATGCCCTGCGAGGCGTCCACCAGCAGGATCGCACCCTCACAGGCAGCCAGCGCGCGGGAGACCTCGTAGGAGAAGTCGACGTGACCGGGGGTGTCGATCAGGTGCATGACCAGCTCCTCCCCCTCGCACGCCCCGGAGCGCGGCACCCACGGCAGGCGCACGTTCTGCGCCTTGATGGTGATACCGCGCTCGCGCTCGATGTCCATGTTGTCGAGGTACTGGTCACGCATGTCGCGGTCCTCGATCACACCGGACAGTTGCAGGATGCGGTCCGCGAGCGTCGACTTGCCGTGGTCGATGTGCGCGATGATGCAGAAGTTGCGGATACGGCCCGGCTCCGTGAATGTGTCGAGTGCGTAGTTCTTCTGCTTCGGCGCCATGGGGTCCTCCTGGGTACGGGCCTACGGACTGCCCCGGTCAAGGGCAGGGATATCGCACCGAGCCTACCAAGGGGGTGGGCAGTCACCGTGGTGCGGCGTCCGGCCGGCCCCCGACTA
This is a stretch of genomic DNA from Corynebacterium nuruki S6-4. It encodes these proteins:
- the lepA gene encoding translation elongation factor 4, whose amino-acid sequence is MAPKQKNYALDTFTEPGRIRNFCIIAHIDHGKSTLADRILQLSGVIEDRDMRDQYLDNMDIERERGITIKAQNVRLPWVPRSGACEGEELVMHLIDTPGHVDFSYEVSRALAACEGAILLVDASQGIEAQTLANLYMAMEKDLEIIPVLNKIDLPAAEPEKYALEIANIIGCEPDEVLKISAKTGEGIPAMLDKVCELVPAPVGDEDAAPRAMIFDSVYDVFRGVVTYIRVMDGKLEPRQKIRMMSTGTEHEALEIGVVSPKPTKTKGLGVGEVGYIITGVKDVRQSKVGDTVTTAVKGAEEPLEGYQEPTPMVYSGLFPISADQYPELREAIEKLQLNDASLTFEPETSTALGFGFRCGFLGLLHMEITRDRLEREFNLDLISTAPSVVYKVVTEDGTELEVQNPSDWPEGKLKAIYEPMVDMTIIVPEEFLGGTMTLCQEKRGQMKNMDFLSTDRVELRYRIPMGEIIFDFFDMLKSKTKGYASLNYEENGQQEADLVKVDILLQGEPVDAFAAIVHRDNALHYGNKMTKKLKDLIPRQQFEVPVQAAIGSKIISRTNIRALRKDVLSKCYGGDISRKKKLLEKQKAGKKRMKAIGSVAVPQEAFVAALSTDEG